CATGACTGTATCAGATGAATTAAATTTTTATATCGATTGGACATCTTTTACTTCGGGAACTGCCTGTTTAATTGTATTTGTAACGCCGTACTGCAAAGTCATAGCAGCCATAGGACAACCTCCGCAGGATCCGGTAAGTTTTACTTTCACAATTCCATCTTCGCTTACATCTATTAATTCAACATCGCCGCAGTCCGCCTGCAAGTGAGGTCTTACAGATTCTAAAGCTTTTTCTACTTTTTCTCTTAAACTCATTTTCCGTCCCCTGTCGCAATATTTTTACTTTTAAAAAAATCTTCCAAAAGCTAGCTAACTGAAAATAAATTCAATCTTTCAAACACAATTCTACTTCTTCATTATAACATAATATAAATAAAGACAAGCTTTTATACACGATTATTCGCGTTCGTTTGCCGACAAGATAATCTCAAGGTAAATATTATAAAACCCGAGTTTCAGGTTAAGCAAAATTTCTTTTACATATTATTCATTTTATTTTGTCTGCTTATGTTTTAACTTCGTCTAGTTTACCTGAAATACTTTAGACGTTTTAATAGGGCGTACATGTAAGATAAACAACCTTTATTGCACCTGACACAAGTCTTATTAGTCCATCCTTACCTACCGTAACTATAATTTATTCCTCTTTAACCTTGTCTACGACTAAGCATCCTATTCCTTTTTTGCTACACGACTTTAAAATCAAAATACCTTATATCTTCATTACTGTTCATTATGCATCATTCTAATATAAAAAACATAACTGCCACTTTTTACTCGAGTAAATTTATAATATCTGCAAATAAATATATGGAGTCGACTGTCCTTTACCCGTTATTATTTTTTTAATAAGTCCGCTATTTTCTTAATCTCCTAAGAATATTTCTCGCCGTATTCTGCGATTCTATTTTACTTTCTTCCGCAAAAACAGCTGAATTTATTATCGGTCTTTTAAAAAAAATATCAAGCGCATCTTTATAATACCGTGATTTTGTAGCTTCTTTGAATTTTTCACTTTTATGTTCGTACAACTCATTTATCTCTTTTACTTTTTTGTATTATTTTTTGTTCGCTCTTTTACAGCTGCAAAAAAGAATTCTATTCATTCCTGCCATTGGTTATTTTGAGATATGTTCCGCAATGATTCATAATACCTGTTTTTTTATTTCATTTCCAAATATACTCTTAAACCTACTAACGTCAAAAAACACACAGTCCAAACACTCCACCATCTTACTTCGTATAAAAATGCCATTTTTTTAACTTTATCCAAAGATATTTTAGCATCCTTGCTTTCTATTCCTTCCGCCTGTATTCTGTCTATTTCAATATTGTCGCGATAAATAACGGCTTCTCTGTATGTTAAAGTCCCCTCAATGCGTTTTTCCTCAAGATTTTCAAAACTATCCTTAACATTCCTTTTATCAATAATACCTCCTGCAAATGATACCTGCGATACCATCAACACACACATCAATACCGCAATTAACTTTTTCATTTTACTTTCCCCTTTTATTTTTATTACATACATTGTGTGGCACTTACACAATCATTACAATTTCCGCAACAATTATCAATTTCTGCTATTTTCTAAATATTGGCTCATATAGGTCTGTGCAAAAACCGCTTAAATATAGAAACAATGTTATCAGCATTCTGCCGTTTCCTTCGTCAAAAGGATGTATAATTTCAAGTTGCACGTGTATAACAGCCGTCTTAATAAGCCGTTCTTCCAGACTGTTTCTCAAGTAATCTTCACAATTCTTTATATATTCAAGTATGAGGGAACGTTCCGGCAGAATATAAATTGTCTGTTCTATTGATGCATCTTTTTCCCCTATAAAAACCTGTTTTATCCTGAAATCGCCGGGATGCGCAGAACTGTCCCAGCGGGAATTACGCATACGTATATACGCATTTCTTTTAAAAACGATAAAGAAAAGCTCTCTATCGTTTCTTAACTTGTCTTCTGCCCACCTCAACGTTTTCCTGTAATTCTGCAAAACATTTATCTCTTCTATTTTCCTACCATCTGTTATATTTTCACCAGCTTTGTACTCCAAAACTTCACTCATTGTTAACTTAGTGCCTTAAATTTTTGAAGATAATTCAGCATCCTTTCTTACTAACGTTGAAAGCAGTATTTCAGGATTCGACATACACTCCAACAGTCCGTCATATCTACCTATTTCAGTATTAGTTTCCCTTAACAAAATTGTTAACTTTTACCAATTAATATTTCTGACAGGCAGTTTTACAGGAATATAAGGATCCATTCACATCTCCTACTACAGTATAACATCTTCATAGCAAACTGTTTCACATATCTTTTATTCAAAACGAATAGATAACAATAGTTTTGGTTTTATTACTGTCTAATAAATTTGACCACAACTTTTATAGACTAACTTATTAGAACACAAAAATTTGAATTTTATTATGCTCTATTAAAAATCTGTTAAATATAAATTACCCGCTTTAAATATTATTCATCGGCTTTTTTATTGTAAAGAATATATTTAGATAAAAGAGCGCGCCCAAGAGGAGTTGAACCTCTAACCTTTTGATTCGTAGTCAAATGCTCTATCCGATTGAGCTATGGGCGCATAAAATATTTTTGAGTTTGGGCAACATTTACATCAGCGTCCTAATACCTGAATCATCCTATCAATATAATAGATTATGCTTTAAATATGATAAAAAGAAAAAAGGATTTAGCTGACAGTTAAGGGACTGTTGCTACCGACAAGTTTACCACTGAAAACAAACAGTCAATTAACATGAAAAACAAAACTCAAATTTATTACTGTTTAATGTTAATATGCTGTTCATACTAGAGCGTATAACTAGATAGCAGCTTGTAGTGCGTATTCAAAATATAAAGTAAAGCGCTGCCAACGGGATTTGAACCCGTGATCTCCGCCTTGAGAGGGCGATGTCCTGAACCGCTAGACGATGGCAGCAGAATAAATATTACATATCTGATTTCTCAAAAAAGCATTTAAGAGATTGTCATTATAAGAAAAATCACAGAACTAGAAAGTCCGGGACATATTTTCAGAAACCAAATACAGACATTGGAGTTGTCTTATCAGTCTGCCGCTGCAGAGTATTTATTTTTATTACATAATTTTTCCGACATAATATCCGACTAACGTAAATATACCCATAACAAAAACAAAAGCCGCTAATTTTGAACGATATATAAGCAATCTTGGAATACGCTTCATCATCATAACAGGCATCAGATATGCATATATAGCAACTATAGGCGCAGACAAAGCTCCGAGTACAAACAAAATTGAAAGATTAGAAACCGACA
This genomic interval from Candidatus Endomicrobiellum trichonymphae contains the following:
- a CDS encoding Fic/DOC family N-terminal domain-containing protein; translated protein: MLRETNTEIGRYDGLLECMSNPEILLSTLVRKDAELSSKI
- a CDS encoding Fic family protein; its protein translation is MSEVLEYKAGENITDGRKIEEINVLQNYRKTLRWAEDKLRNDRELFFIVFKRNAYIRMRNSRWDSSAHPGDFRIKQVFIGEKDASIEQTIYILPERSLILEYIKNCEDYLRNSLEERLIKTAVIHVQLEIIHPFDEGNGRMLITLFLYLSGFCTDLYEPIFRK
- a CDS encoding NifU family protein, whose protein sequence is MSLREKVEKALESVRPHLQADCGDVELIDVSEDGIVKVKLTGSCGGCPMAAMTLQYGVTNTIKQAVPEVKDVQSI